In a single window of the Paenibacillus sp. MMS20-IR301 genome:
- the rplT gene encoding 50S ribosomal protein L20, translated as MARVKGGFVVRRRHKKVLKLAKGYFGSKHRIFKTAKEQVMKSMVYAYRDRRQTKRNFRRLWIVRINAAARLNGLSYSKLVHGLKLAGVEVNRKMLADLAVNDLNAFNSLAVVAKEKINA; from the coding sequence ATGGCAAGAGTTAAAGGCGGCTTTGTAGTTCGTCGTAGACATAAAAAAGTATTGAAGCTGGCAAAGGGTTATTTCGGTTCCAAACACCGCATTTTCAAAACAGCTAAAGAGCAAGTAATGAAATCGATGGTTTACGCTTACCGTGACCGTCGTCAGACTAAACGTAACTTCCGCAGACTGTGGATCGTTCGTATCAACGCAGCAGCACGTTTGAACGGTCTTTCTTACAGCAAGCTTGTACACGGCCTGAAACTGGCTGGCGTAGAAGTGAACCGCAAGATGCTGGCTGACCTGGCAGTAAACGATCTGAACGCATTCAACTCCCTGGCTGTTGTAGCCAAAGAGAAGATCAACGCGTAA
- the rpmI gene encoding 50S ribosomal protein L35, with protein sequence MPKMKTHSSLKGRFKITGSGKVLRYKAHKNHLLSHKSKRAKRVLNGNPVMAAGDVRRLKQGLANLK encoded by the coding sequence ATGCCTAAAATGAAAACCCACAGCAGCCTGAAAGGCCGCTTCAAGATCACTGGATCTGGTAAAGTACTGCGTTACAAAGCCCACAAGAACCACTTGCTGTCCCACAAGTCCAAACGCGCTAAGCGCGTACTGAACGGCAATCCGGTTATGGCTGCCGGTGACGTGAGACGTTTGAAACAAGGACTTGCTAACTTGAAATAG
- a CDS encoding MGDG synthase family glycosyltransferase, which translates to MRKKRVLLLSEGFGAGHTQAAYALSSSLRKLSPDVQTKVLELGSFLNPKMAPLIVSAYRKTVTSQPRLMGYVYRHQKSFNRLTTLALHRIFYTHTQNIVKQLKPDIIVCTHFIPGAVVSRLKRLDPSLKAPLITVITDYDAHASWISPEVDRYLVSTPEVKAKLRRRSVSAAKIRVTGMPVHPIFWEHPGREEIQQQFSLRNMPTVLVMGGGWGMMNDEVVNEALAGWREQVQLIFCLGQNDRLLQEMKNHPLYNHPNILLLGFTRDIDKLMEVSDLLVTKPGGMTCSEGLAKGIPMLFHHPLPGQEEENSRYFTAAGFGELISSLEVVDRWMNRLLNDYGDVRTRRKLHLEDISRYNPLQSAQSIIDMLE; encoded by the coding sequence TTGCGCAAAAAAAGAGTATTACTGCTGTCGGAAGGTTTCGGCGCCGGGCATACCCAGGCAGCATATGCGCTGTCGAGCAGCCTGCGTAAATTGTCGCCGGATGTGCAGACCAAGGTGCTCGAGCTCGGCAGCTTCCTGAATCCCAAGATGGCTCCGCTGATCGTCTCGGCCTACCGCAAAACGGTGACATCCCAGCCCCGGCTGATGGGGTATGTATACCGTCACCAGAAATCATTCAACCGTCTTACCACACTTGCCCTGCACCGCATATTTTATACTCATACGCAAAATATTGTGAAGCAGCTGAAGCCGGATATCATTGTCTGCACCCACTTCATCCCCGGTGCTGTCGTCTCCCGGCTGAAACGGCTGGACCCGTCGCTTAAAGCGCCGCTGATTACGGTCATTACCGATTACGATGCCCATGCCAGCTGGATCAGTCCCGAGGTCGACCGCTATCTGGTCTCTACTCCGGAGGTCAAAGCCAAGCTGCGCCGCCGCAGCGTCTCTGCTGCCAAAATCCGGGTCACGGGCATGCCGGTGCACCCCATATTCTGGGAGCACCCGGGCCGGGAGGAAATCCAGCAGCAATTCAGCCTGCGGAACATGCCTACCGTGCTGGTCATGGGCGGCGGCTGGGGAATGATGAATGATGAGGTAGTGAACGAGGCGCTGGCCGGCTGGCGGGAGCAGGTGCAGCTCATCTTCTGCCTCGGCCAGAATGACAGGCTGCTGCAGGAGATGAAGAACCATCCGCTCTATAATCATCCGAACATCCTCCTGCTGGGCTTCACCCGTGACATCGACAAGCTCATGGAGGTCTCAGACCTGCTGGTGACCAAGCCCGGCGGCATGACCTGCAGTGAAGGGCTGGCCAAAGGCATTCCGATGCTCTTTCATCATCCGCTGCCGGGCCAGGAGGAGGAGAACAGCCGTTACTTCACCGCGGCCGGCTTCGGCGAGCTGATCTCCTCCCTTGAAGTGGTTGACCGGTGGATGAACCGGCTGCTGAACGATTACGGGGATGTGCGTACAAGGCGCAAGCTCCATCTGGAGGACATCTCCCGTTACAATCCGCTGCAAAGCGCCCAGAGCATTATTGATATGCTGGAATAG
- a CDS encoding VOC family protein yields the protein MAVTKMEHVGIKVDKLERSLQFYQEVIGLTLQGIIGEPEDGLRLAFLSFPGQTSVEVELIERVFEGLPQEGRVSHTAFTVDNIDEEHSRLAGLRIPALTGISTLANGSRYFFFDGPDGEKLEFFQSTRN from the coding sequence ATGGCAGTAACAAAGATGGAGCATGTCGGAATCAAGGTAGACAAGCTTGAGCGTTCGCTGCAATTCTACCAGGAGGTCATCGGCCTCACGCTGCAGGGAATAATCGGAGAGCCGGAAGACGGGCTGCGGCTGGCTTTTCTCAGTTTTCCCGGCCAGACCAGCGTAGAGGTTGAACTGATCGAACGGGTATTTGAAGGTCTGCCGCAGGAAGGCAGGGTCAGCCACACCGCATTCACAGTCGACAACATTGATGAAGAGCACAGCAGACTTGCCGGGCTCCGCATCCCTGCCCTGACCGGTATCTCTACACTTGCTAACGGCAGCCGCTACTTCTTCTTCGACGGGCCCGATGGGGAGAAGCTTGAATTCTTCCAGTCCACACGCAATTAA
- a CDS encoding phosphatase PAP2 family protein, giving the protein MRPLFKKLHLLERRLFQWINGRLHNPFLNFWLYYITHLGGATCAIGINVLIWALCPQPWRTTGLQALTSLAVSHLPVAVAKKLYPRMRPYLALPGTNTFHNPLKDHSFPSGHTTAIFASTVPYMMAYPALTIILLPLACTVGFSRIYLGLHYPSDVIAGAVIGSGVAAGTLALWV; this is encoded by the coding sequence ATGAGACCTTTATTCAAGAAACTGCATCTCTTGGAGCGGCGTCTTTTTCAATGGATTAACGGACGGTTACACAATCCTTTTCTGAACTTCTGGCTCTATTACATCACCCATCTGGGGGGAGCCACCTGTGCCATCGGCATTAACGTTCTGATCTGGGCACTGTGTCCGCAGCCATGGAGAACCACCGGACTGCAGGCGCTGACTTCACTGGCTGTAAGTCATCTGCCGGTCGCCGTCGCCAAAAAGCTATATCCGCGCATGCGGCCTTATCTCGCGCTGCCGGGCACCAATACGTTCCATAATCCGCTTAAGGATCATTCTTTTCCTTCAGGCCATACTACAGCTATCTTCGCCTCAACGGTTCCTTATATGATGGCTTACCCTGCCCTGACCATTATCCTGCTTCCGCTCGCGTGCACGGTCGGCTTCTCCCGGATCTATCTGGGGCTGCATTATCCGTCTGACGTGATTGCCGGCGCGGTCATCGGCTCTGGTGTTGCAGCAGGTACGCTTGCGCTATGGGTCTGA
- a CDS encoding TIGR01212 family radical SAM protein (This family includes YhcC from E. coli K-12, an uncharacterized radical SAM protein.), with the protein MSNLLQSSSPLLWGDKRFHTWNYEMRGEMDTKVFKVMLDAGFTCPNRDGSIAKGGCTFCSARGSGDFAGSRRDDLVTQFNKVRDRQHLKWPNAKYIGYFQAYTNTYAPVEELREYYEVILQQPGVVGLAIATRPDCLPDDVVEYLADLNKRTYLWVEMGLQTIHQSTSDLINRAHDTACYIEAVAKLRKHGIRVCTHIIHGLPQETHEMMLETVSAVAAMGVQGIKIHLLHLMRKTPMVKQYEAGLLRFLEQGEYVKLIADSLELLPPEMIVHRLTGDAPREALIGPMWSLKKWEVLNAIDQELIARDSWQGKYWRKS; encoded by the coding sequence ATGTCTAATTTATTACAGAGTTCTTCTCCGCTTCTGTGGGGGGATAAACGTTTCCATACCTGGAACTATGAAATGCGCGGGGAGATGGATACCAAGGTGTTCAAGGTTATGCTTGATGCCGGCTTCACCTGCCCGAACCGTGACGGTTCCATTGCCAAAGGAGGCTGTACCTTCTGCAGTGCCAGAGGGTCCGGGGATTTCGCCGGAAGCCGCCGGGATGATCTGGTTACCCAGTTCAACAAAGTACGCGACCGCCAGCATCTGAAATGGCCGAACGCCAAGTATATCGGATACTTCCAGGCCTATACCAACACTTATGCTCCGGTAGAGGAGTTAAGGGAATATTATGAAGTTATTTTGCAGCAGCCGGGGGTTGTAGGCCTCGCAATTGCCACCCGCCCGGATTGCCTTCCTGATGATGTGGTCGAATATCTTGCAGATTTGAACAAACGCACTTATCTGTGGGTAGAGATGGGGCTGCAGACGATTCACCAGTCCACCTCCGATCTGATCAACCGGGCTCATGATACTGCCTGTTATATAGAAGCTGTTGCGAAGCTCCGCAAGCACGGCATCCGTGTCTGCACCCACATTATTCACGGCCTGCCGCAGGAGACTCATGAAATGATGCTGGAGACCGTCTCTGCTGTTGCCGCCATGGGCGTGCAGGGCATCAAAATCCATCTGCTCCACCTCATGCGCAAGACGCCGATGGTGAAGCAGTATGAAGCCGGGCTGCTGCGCTTCCTGGAACAAGGCGAGTACGTAAAGCTTATTGCCGACTCCCTGGAGCTGCTGCCGCCGGAGATGATTGTCCACCGCCTGACCGGCGATGCCCCGCGCGAAGCCCTGATCGGCCCGATGTGGAGCCTCAAGAAATGGGAAGTGCTGAACGCGATCGACCAGGAGCTGATTGCCCGCGACTCCTGGCAGGGTAAGTACTGGAGGAAGAGCTGA
- the trmB gene encoding tRNA (guanosine(46)-N7)-methyltransferase TrmB, translated as MRLRGRKGIRESLEEQTDLVILDPRSLKGRWSELFGNGHPIHVEFGMGKGQFISQMSFKYPGINFIGVDMYDELIRRAAEKARLVWEPAGEETPPNLKVALANIDYAEEVFAPGELERIYLNFSDPWPKSKHARRRLTHPRFLDKYRGLLSPLGEIHLKTDSRSLFEFSLNSFADYGLQMKNISLDLHEGGIINEEHVMTEYETKFYGRGVNIHRCEAIVGEEALKQYQATRLEKYRL; from the coding sequence ATGCGTTTACGCGGAAGAAAAGGAATACGTGAAAGCCTTGAAGAACAGACTGACCTGGTCATTCTTGATCCACGCAGTCTTAAGGGCCGGTGGTCCGAGCTGTTCGGCAACGGTCATCCGATTCATGTGGAATTCGGAATGGGCAAGGGCCAGTTTATCAGCCAGATGAGCTTCAAATATCCGGGAATTAATTTTATCGGCGTTGATATGTACGACGAGCTGATCCGCCGTGCAGCCGAGAAGGCCAGACTGGTATGGGAGCCGGCAGGGGAAGAGACCCCGCCGAACCTTAAGGTCGCTCTTGCTAATATCGATTATGCCGAGGAAGTGTTTGCTCCGGGGGAGCTGGAGCGGATTTATCTGAATTTCAGTGATCCCTGGCCGAAAAGCAAACATGCGCGCCGCCGCCTGACGCATCCGCGTTTTCTTGACAAATACCGCGGCCTGCTAAGTCCGCTTGGCGAAATTCACCTGAAGACGGATTCCCGCAGCCTGTTCGAATTCTCACTGAATTCCTTTGCTGATTACGGCCTCCAGATGAAGAATATCTCTCTGGACCTGCATGAGGGCGGCATAATTAATGAGGAGCATGTGATGACGGAGTACGAGACTAAATTTTATGGACGCGGGGTTAATATTCACCGCTGCGAGGCCATTGTCGGCGAAGAAGCGCTGAAGCAGTACCAGGCCACACGGCTGGAGAAGTACCGTCTATAG
- the infC gene encoding translation initiation factor IF-3 has translation MINDEIRAKEVRLVGAEGEQIGIKPIREALQMAIDLNLDLVNVAPQAKPPVCRIMDYGKFRYETQKKEKEARKNQKIVDIKEVWFRANIDEHDYQTKFRNVVKFLGEGDKVKCSVRFRGREIAHANIGQKILERVKNEVEELSVVERQPKLEGRSMIMILAPKAQ, from the coding sequence ATGATCAATGATGAAATTCGGGCCAAAGAGGTTCGGCTGGTTGGAGCGGAAGGCGAACAAATCGGGATCAAACCGATCCGCGAGGCGTTGCAGATGGCAATCGATCTTAATCTGGATCTAGTCAACGTAGCACCGCAGGCGAAACCGCCGGTATGCCGCATCATGGATTACGGCAAGTTCCGTTATGAAACACAGAAGAAAGAGAAGGAAGCGCGCAAGAACCAGAAGATCGTTGACATCAAGGAAGTCTGGTTCCGTGCCAACATTGATGAACATGATTATCAGACCAAGTTCCGCAATGTGGTCAAATTCCTGGGCGAAGGCGACAAAGTGAAGTGCTCCGTACGTTTCCGCGGACGGGAAATTGCCCACGCGAATATCGGTCAGAAAATTCTGGAGCGCGTGAAGAACGAAGTGGAAGAGTTGTCTGTTGTTGAGCGCCAGCCTAAGCTGGAAGGCCGCAGCATGATTATGATTCTGGCTCCTAAAGCCCAATAA
- a CDS encoding alpha/beta hydrolase has protein sequence MRQNTFTMTDPTGVLIHVYEWLPDTEADAKVRGIVQISHGMCETAARYARFAEALTSAGYAVYANDHRGHGLTAGKINLLGDTGENGFYWMRRNLLQLAAIACSRHEHVPIYLLAHSMGSFLAQKLMCEEGHDIYSGFILSGTNGPRGMLKLGESLSAVQLRLQGDHHRSVLLNGIVFGAYNRSFSPVRTAFDWLSSDPAEVDRFIADPYCGAICTTRFFRDFFHMLRELHMRQTLLTLCHNKPVYLFSGEKDPVGMNGQGVKRLAELYRRQGLQDVEIRLYPEGRHEMLNEVNRDQVTADVLDWLARHLPAGSLRLQPAAR, from the coding sequence ATGCGACAGAACACCTTTACCATGACTGACCCCACCGGTGTCCTAATCCATGTCTACGAATGGCTGCCGGATACGGAAGCAGACGCCAAGGTCAGAGGAATCGTGCAAATCTCCCACGGGATGTGTGAAACGGCTGCGCGGTATGCACGGTTCGCAGAAGCACTTACCTCTGCCGGCTATGCAGTCTATGCTAATGACCACAGGGGCCACGGCCTCACCGCCGGCAAAATCAATCTCCTCGGGGATACCGGGGAGAACGGATTCTACTGGATGCGGCGCAATCTGCTGCAGCTTGCAGCTATTGCCTGCTCCAGGCATGAGCATGTACCGATTTATCTTCTGGCCCACAGCATGGGCTCCTTCCTGGCCCAGAAGCTGATGTGTGAGGAAGGCCATGACATTTACAGCGGCTTCATCTTAAGCGGCACTAACGGCCCCCGGGGGATGCTGAAGCTGGGGGAATCCTTATCGGCAGTGCAATTAAGGCTGCAGGGTGATCATCACCGCAGTGTCCTGTTAAACGGAATCGTCTTCGGTGCGTATAACCGTTCCTTCTCTCCGGTCAGGACTGCCTTTGACTGGCTGTCCAGCGACCCGGCTGAGGTAGACCGCTTCATTGCCGATCCGTATTGCGGGGCAATCTGCACCACCCGGTTCTTCCGGGACTTCTTCCACATGCTGCGGGAGCTCCACATGAGGCAGACGCTGCTCACCTTATGCCACAATAAGCCTGTCTACCTGTTCTCCGGGGAGAAGGACCCTGTGGGCATGAACGGCCAGGGGGTGAAGCGCCTGGCTGAGCTGTACCGGAGGCAGGGGCTGCAGGATGTGGAAATCAGGCTGTACCCTGAAGGCAGACACGAAATGCTGAACGAGGTTAACCGTGACCAGGTGACCGCAGATGTGCTGGACTGGCTCGCCCGCCACCTTCCTGCCGGATCGCTGAGGCTGCAGCCGGCAGCCCGTTAA
- a CDS encoding glycosyltransferase family 2 protein, with translation MTDALFVTLQVILAAIAVYQFGFSLFGLRRQKNKVIHAPQKSFAVLVAAHNEEEVVGALMENLKQLNYPRELYDVFVICDNCTDNTAAIVREHGMNACVRTNSNLRGKGYAIEWMLKELWALPRQYDAVVMFDADNLAHTEFLTEMNNDLCSGGRVIQGYIDTKNPEDSWITAAYGVSYWYINRLWQLSRHNLKMANFLGGTGMCFETNLLKEMGWGATSLVEDLEFTMRSASKGVYPRFNYDAKVFDEKPLTFKASSRQRLRWMQGHFTVARRYFFPLLWQGIKERSLTKFDLALYGANVYIVLLTFLMTAVMWIDNSMFGGPHIANIYGHLPLWLSYFAVGANILTFLLAMALEKVKFKKVYLYLLAFPFYLLSWYPITFYAFFTQNNKQWSHTKHTRVVRLEEVQSKQV, from the coding sequence ATGACAGACGCATTGTTTGTTACGCTCCAAGTGATCTTGGCGGCAATTGCCGTGTATCAGTTCGGATTTTCGCTGTTCGGACTGCGCAGGCAAAAGAACAAGGTAATTCATGCGCCGCAGAAATCATTTGCCGTACTGGTTGCAGCGCACAACGAGGAAGAAGTGGTCGGCGCATTAATGGAAAATCTGAAACAGCTTAATTATCCCCGGGAACTGTACGATGTATTTGTCATCTGCGATAACTGTACGGATAATACGGCTGCCATCGTGCGGGAGCACGGCATGAATGCCTGTGTACGCACCAACAGTAACCTGCGCGGAAAAGGGTATGCCATTGAATGGATGCTCAAGGAGCTGTGGGCGCTGCCCCGCCAGTATGATGCCGTCGTAATGTTCGATGCCGACAATCTCGCGCATACGGAATTCCTGACCGAGATGAACAATGATCTCTGTTCAGGCGGACGGGTCATTCAAGGGTATATCGATACGAAGAACCCTGAGGATTCCTGGATCACTGCAGCGTACGGCGTATCGTACTGGTACATCAACCGTCTCTGGCAGCTGTCACGCCACAATTTGAAGATGGCTAACTTCCTCGGCGGAACGGGCATGTGCTTCGAGACTAACCTGCTGAAGGAAATGGGCTGGGGTGCAACAAGCCTGGTTGAGGATTTAGAGTTCACCATGCGCAGTGCCTCAAAGGGCGTCTATCCGAGATTCAATTATGATGCTAAGGTATTCGATGAGAAGCCGCTGACGTTCAAAGCTTCCTCGAGACAGCGGCTGCGCTGGATGCAGGGGCATTTCACAGTGGCCCGCCGTTATTTCTTCCCGCTCTTGTGGCAGGGTATTAAAGAGCGCAGCCTGACGAAGTTTGACCTGGCGCTGTACGGAGCGAATGTCTACATCGTTCTGCTGACGTTCCTGATGACCGCCGTAATGTGGATCGACAACTCCATGTTTGGCGGCCCGCATATTGCCAATATCTATGGGCATCTGCCGCTGTGGCTCAGCTATTTTGCTGTCGGTGCCAACATTCTGACCTTCCTGCTGGCCATGGCCCTGGAGAAGGTGAAGTTCAAGAAGGTGTATCTGTACCTGCTGGCCTTCCCTTTCTATCTGCTGTCCTGGTATCCCATTACGTTCTATGCGTTCTTCACGCAGAACAACAAGCAATGGAGCCATACGAAGCATACACGGGTAGTACGGCTTGAAGAGGTGCAGAGCAAGCAAGTCTAA
- a CDS encoding acyl-CoA thioesterase: MDQENPSQAMPAFKYCHESRVFKTGRVFPNDVNNHKTLFGGKLMSTIDEVASISAMRHCRTNVVTASTDSVDFLLPIRPTDSVCFESFVSWTGRTSIEVFVKIISENLYTGERRVAATSFLTFVAVQEDGTPSPVPGIIAETDEEKLICQSAGERSELRKIRRTSSKKLASQLGTTKYWE, from the coding sequence ATGGATCAAGAGAACCCGTCCCAAGCTATGCCGGCCTTCAAATACTGCCATGAATCACGGGTATTCAAAACCGGCCGTGTTTTCCCGAATGATGTAAACAACCACAAGACGCTGTTCGGCGGGAAGCTGATGAGCACCATTGACGAAGTCGCCTCAATCTCAGCTATGCGCCATTGCCGCACTAATGTAGTGACCGCCTCCACTGACTCTGTCGACTTTCTCCTGCCGATCAGGCCTACGGACTCCGTCTGCTTCGAATCCTTTGTCTCCTGGACAGGCCGCACCAGCATTGAGGTGTTCGTCAAAATCATTTCCGAGAATCTCTACACAGGAGAGCGCCGCGTTGCCGCCACCTCCTTCCTGACCTTCGTAGCTGTCCAGGAAGACGGCACCCCGTCTCCGGTTCCGGGAATCATCGCCGAGACCGATGAAGAGAAGCTGATCTGCCAGTCTGCCGGCGAACGCTCGGAGCTGCGTAAGATCAGACGCACCAGCAGCAAGAAGCTGGCCTCCCAGCTGGGAACTACAAAGTACTGGGAATAG
- a CDS encoding class I SAM-dependent methyltransferase: protein MGFMSVLSFAHKLTEGRLSSGGLAIDATVGTGSDTLFLARTAGPRGGVYGFDIQPAALELAEERLRLAREEATAALSPVTLLQQSHAAMAEDVPPGWRGTVSAVMFNLGYLPTGDADKTIITEPASTLAALQAALALLRPGGIITAVLYPGHAGGGSEAAAVEAWAAGLAQQEAQSIVYRQLQRASAPYVVAVEKKKGADQSWQ from the coding sequence ATGGGCTTCATGTCCGTGCTTAGCTTTGCCCATAAGCTGACCGAAGGGCGCCTGTCCTCCGGCGGGCTGGCCATCGATGCCACCGTAGGCACAGGTAGCGATACCCTGTTCCTCGCCAGGACGGCCGGGCCGCGCGGCGGAGTCTACGGCTTCGACATCCAGCCTGCGGCGCTGGAGCTTGCGGAAGAGCGCCTGCGGCTGGCCCGGGAGGAAGCGACGGCTGCGCTGTCTCCCGTAACCCTGCTGCAGCAGAGCCATGCAGCAATGGCTGAAGACGTTCCGCCCGGCTGGCGCGGAACGGTCTCGGCGGTGATGTTCAACCTCGGCTATCTGCCCACGGGCGATGCCGATAAGACCATCATCACCGAGCCGGCGAGCACGCTGGCCGCGCTGCAGGCGGCGCTCGCGCTGCTCCGTCCGGGCGGGATCATCACGGCCGTGCTGTATCCCGGCCACGCGGGCGGCGGCAGTGAAGCCGCCGCCGTAGAAGCCTGGGCCGCGGGCCTGGCCCAGCAGGAGGCGCAAAGCATCGTGTACCGCCAGCTGCAGCGGGCCTCCGCCCCTTATGTTGTGGCTGTAGAGAAGAAAAAAGGAGCTGATCAATCATGGCAGTAA
- a CDS encoding type I phosphomannose isomerase catalytic subunit: MTKPYPLKFQPEFKERVWGGRALEKFGLELPEGHIGEGWMIADHANGVSTVVNGELAGQGLDAIREQLGAEWFGSKGNAEGGGRFPLLIKLLDCNDNLSVQVHPTDDYAGLPKGELGKTEMWYVLDAKPGAKIIYGLKDGVTREMLQEALETGTVMDSLQEITVSAGDSFYIPAGTVHALCAGVVVAEIQQNSDTTYRIYDYDRPGLDGKPRELHIEDSLNVTAYGGAGATSMKTDGAVAGEWLQIASSPYFIVEKGVVSGEWQLATTEDSFTILVICEGSGHLIWEGGSQPYAAGECYLLPSSLGAYSIEGMSTVLRSYLP, translated from the coding sequence ATGACCAAGCCATATCCTCTGAAGTTTCAGCCGGAGTTCAAAGAACGTGTCTGGGGAGGCCGGGCGCTGGAAAAATTCGGCCTGGAGCTGCCGGAAGGCCACATCGGTGAAGGCTGGATGATTGCCGACCATGCGAATGGTGTCTCAACCGTAGTTAACGGGGAACTGGCCGGACAAGGCCTTGATGCCATCCGGGAACAGCTTGGAGCAGAATGGTTCGGCAGCAAAGGCAATGCGGAGGGCGGCGGAAGATTCCCGCTGCTGATCAAGCTGCTCGACTGCAACGACAACCTCTCTGTACAGGTGCATCCTACGGATGATTATGCCGGACTGCCAAAAGGCGAACTGGGGAAAACTGAAATGTGGTATGTCCTCGATGCCAAACCGGGAGCCAAAATCATCTACGGCCTGAAAGACGGTGTAACCCGGGAAATGCTGCAGGAAGCGCTGGAAACCGGAACCGTTATGGACAGCCTGCAGGAGATTACGGTATCGGCCGGAGACTCCTTTTACATCCCTGCAGGTACGGTTCACGCCTTGTGTGCCGGAGTGGTTGTAGCCGAAATCCAGCAGAATTCCGACACTACATACCGGATTTATGACTATGACCGGCCGGGTCTTGACGGCAAGCCGCGTGAGCTGCATATTGAGGATTCCCTGAATGTTACGGCCTACGGGGGTGCAGGTGCGACTTCAATGAAGACAGACGGCGCTGTGGCCGGAGAGTGGCTGCAGATTGCCTCCTCCCCGTACTTTATCGTAGAAAAAGGGGTGGTCTCCGGTGAATGGCAGCTTGCTACCACGGAGGACAGCTTCACTATCCTTGTAATCTGTGAAGGCAGCGGCCATCTGATCTGGGAGGGCGGCTCCCAGCCTTATGCCGCAGGTGAATGCTATCTGCTCCCTTCCAGCCTCGGCGCTTACAGCATCGAAGGCATGTCCACCGTGCTCCGCTCTTATTTGCCTTAA
- a CDS encoding histidine phosphatase family protein, whose protein sequence is MTQFYLIRHGEPDWGINEQYRLKGHGRDLVPLTETGVQQVYLTAGDERLQDAEIIVSSPYPRALQTAAILSKELGLHIRIEFDLREWQPDLSFEYASVQRLTELGNDYVAHQGVYPPGAAKLWESRELLKNRVEQVIDRYLDYRKIIITGHGMAFRTLVGEIGDIPHASIIAYNKEKALRI, encoded by the coding sequence ATGACGCAATTTTATCTGATCCGCCATGGTGAACCGGATTGGGGGATCAATGAGCAATACCGGTTAAAAGGGCATGGCCGGGATTTGGTACCTCTTACCGAGACCGGAGTTCAGCAGGTATATTTGACAGCCGGGGATGAACGTTTGCAGGATGCGGAAATCATTGTTTCATCACCGTACCCACGGGCGTTGCAAACGGCAGCAATTTTATCCAAGGAGCTTGGCCTGCACATCAGGATTGAATTCGACCTGCGGGAATGGCAGCCGGACTTAAGCTTTGAATACGCTTCTGTGCAGCGGCTGACCGAGCTCGGAAATGATTATGTTGCACATCAGGGCGTCTATCCTCCGGGAGCAGCCAAGCTTTGGGAATCCAGAGAGCTGCTGAAGAACCGCGTGGAGCAGGTAATTGACCGTTATCTCGATTATCGCAAAATAATCATTACCGGTCACGGCATGGCCTTCCGCACTCTGGTAGGCGAGATAGGCGATATTCCGCATGCTTCAATTATTGCCTATAACAAAGAAAAGGCACTCCGTATTTAA